From Primulina tabacum isolate GXHZ01 chromosome 2, ASM2559414v2, whole genome shotgun sequence, one genomic window encodes:
- the LOC142536437 gene encoding glucan endo-1,3-beta-glucosidase 12-like, translating to MGTRIFGFVSLIIIHLAALLLCPGPIAKVTTEAVLLHRKFSDVEDEKIQDFAKISTKQMDITTPITTVPTTNPLNPTTTEPVFNPTNSNPDSPSIITNPANPVIAPTTTNSPGSSSRSWCVASQSVSKTDLQVALDYACGHGGADCSTIQPSGSCFAPDTLHGHASYAFNSYYQKNPIPGSCNFGGTAVTTNTDPSYGTCQYASTSTSTSVLNINSSGSRVFGARPITPSTSPAAIPSIISCFQHMILVIHILILAHPKI from the exons ATGGGTACAAGGATTTTTGGGTTTGTTTCATTGATCATAATACATCTGGCTGCTCTTTTACTCTGTCCAg GTCCAATTGCCAAAGTAACAACAGAGGCAGTACTACTACACAGAAAATTTTCTGATGTTGAAGATgaaaaaattcaagattttGCCAAAATTTCGACCAAACAAATGGATATCACGACCCCAATAACAACAGTTCCAACCACTAATCCACTGAATCCCACAACGACGGAACCTGTATTCAATCCAACCAACTCAAATCCTGATTCACCAAGTATAATCACAAATCCTGCCAATCCAGTTATAGCTCCAACGACAACGAATTCTCCGGGATCGTCATCCAGGAGCTGGTGTGTAGCCAGCCAATCTGTGTCGAAAACTGACTTGCAAGTGGCATTGGACTATGCCTGTGGACATGGAGGTGCTGATTGCTCGACTATTCAGCCGAGTGGAAGCTGCTTTGCCCCGGATACTCTTCATGGGCACGCTTCGTATGCTTTCAATAGTTACTATCAGAAAAACCCGATCCCTGGTAGCTGCAATTTTGGTGGCACTGCAGTTACTACCAACACTGATCCTA GTTATGGTACATGTCAATATGCATCAACGAG CACGAGCACGTCGGTGTTAAATATTAATTCAAGCGGATCAAGAGTTTTTGGAGCAAGACCAATCACCCCTTCAACTTCACCAGCTGCCATACCAAGTATCATTTCTTGTTTCCAACACATGATCTTGGTCATTCACATCCTTATATTAGCTCATCCAAAGATATAG
- the LOC142536410 gene encoding LOW QUALITY PROTEIN: uncharacterized protein LOC142536410 (The sequence of the model RefSeq protein was modified relative to this genomic sequence to represent the inferred CDS: deleted 1 base in 1 codon), translating to MEEHHHLHQPLVQPSNATAPSYSVTVIDFATTPRDEDSDHDSRSSFSITFRISFIALLALVSLWANHEAYRGFSVTVINEAGETIAGKRFHLFYVSNDEATRILIKASKAVETFLYTDNDMDSKKEVARVIFKLKGSNSSDEVVVDSERVHEFVLNISPSILEGTDFKRGMFLAVQQGVARVWLWDGQGQSPKYLINGIVEYITNNLDGFGRLPPSLEEAAPLQKGFSSAACWKSQDPRAVAEFLKHCERHQPGFIARLNRGMKYVWHDDMFGVALGLPVQDLCTSFESLRYNFSSF from the exons ATGGAGGagcaccaccacctccaccaaCCCCTTGTACAACCATCCAATGCAACTGCGCCCTCCTACTCGGTGACGGTTATCGACTTTGCAACCACACCACGAGATGAAGACTCCGACCATGATTCACGGTCAAGTTTTAGCATCACGTTTCGAATATCTTTCATCGCTCTGCTTGCCTTGGTGTCCTTGTGGGCAAATCACGAAGCCTATAGAGGGTTTTCC GTGACCGTAATCAATGAAGCTGGTGAAACAATTGCCGGGAAACGTTTCCATCTCTTCTACGTGTCAAACGATGAAGCCACCCGCATTCTGATCAAAGCTAGCAAAGCAGTAGAAACTTTTCTTTACACCGATAACGATATGGACTCCAAGAAAGAAGTCGCCCGGGTAATCTTCAAGCTCAAAGGCTCGAATTCGAGCGATGAAGTCGTTGTTGACTCCGAGAGGGTCCATGAATTTGTACTGAACATAAGTCCATCGATCCTGGAAGGTACAGATTTCAAGCGTGGCATGTTTCTTGCAGTCCAACAAGGTGTTGCACGAGTTTGGCTATGGGATGGTCAAGGTCAATCACCAAAGTATCTGATAAACGGCATTGTGGAATATATCACAAACAACTTGGATGGATTTGGGAGGCTTCCACCAAGCTTGGAAGAGGCTGCGCCGCTGCAGAAGGGATTCAGCTCCGCCGCATGTTGGAAGAGCCAAGACCCTAGAGCGGTGGCGGAGTTCTTGAAGCACTGTGAACGCCACCAGCCGGGATTTATTGCAAGATTGAATCGAGGTATGAAATATGTTTGGCATGATGACATGTTTGGTGTTGCATTAGGATTGCCAGTTCAAGACCTGTGTACAAGCTTTGAGTCATTAAGGTACAACTTCTCCAGCTTCTAG
- the LOC142536322 gene encoding protein MEI2-like 5 isoform X3, translated as MEQPSPNFIYGSSKIPFTTSFGKEKSAWGFLNGTDAYNASSDASLFSTSLPVLRHGNHEVKDPLDDVEPRTIGSFLPGDEDELFAGLMDDFDLSGLPTQLEDLDDDFFESGGGLEIESECPENIVNDVSRAATSDGAVGISHYGLVNGVGTVSGEHPYGEHPSRTLFVRNINSNVEDSELKTLFEQFGDIRTLYTACKHRGFVMISYYDIRAARSAMRGLQNKPLRRRKLDIHFSIPKDNPSEKDVNQGTLVVFNLDASVSNDDLRQIFGAYGEVKEIRETPHKRHHKFIEFYDVRSAEAALKALNRSDIAGKRIKLEPSRPGGARRSLMQQLGQDQEQDESLSFRHQVGSPIANSPPGNWPNLGSPVEHDSLHGGVSPKPSMGSLSPVAGNHLPGLASILPSQASAPVKIAPIGKDPRRINQVITKANTTQGTGYRHHYSVYDPKISSSCEPISPFGDSQSSSVGTLSGPQFLWGSPTFHSEFTVSSPSPWSSSLKGRPFSSSGQGIGFPYTSQHGLFLGSHHHVGSAPSGIQIERNFGLFPESPETSYVSQVYGINNFGYSNGNHAMNIGGPGNMNTGIAFARNFTESGSPHSRMIPMARNGPLYFGNGSFGGIGGIINDGLIDRTRSRRTEIGGQIDNKRQYQLDLEKIVNGEDSRTTLMIKNIPNKYTSKMLLAAIDETHKGTYDFLYLPIDFKNKCNVGYAFINMVSPSHIVTFFEAFNGKKWEKFNSEKVASLAYARIQGKTGLISHFQNSSLMNEDKRCRPIIFQSEGQGTSDLVSVSSGNLNIFIRQPDGSYAGDSLDSPEGDPDEKL; from the exons ATGGAACAACCTTCGCCAAATTTCATTTATG gttCTTCCAAAATTCCATTTACAACCTCTTTTGGAAAAGAAAAAAGTGCATGGGGATTTCTTAATGGAACTGATGCATACAATGCGTCAAGCGATGCTAGCTTGTTTTCTACCTCGCTGCCTGTCCTACGACATGGGAATC ATGAAGTCAAGGATCCACTTGATGATGTTGAACCAAGAACAATTGGAAGCTTTCTTCCAGGCGATGAAGATGAACTTTTTGCTGGTCTTATGGATGATTTTGATCTTAGTGGGTTGCCGACTCAACTTGAGGATTTGGATGATGATTTCTTTGAAAGTGGAGGGGGGTTGGAGATAGAATCCGAATGTCCGGAGAATATAGTCAATGATGTATCGAGAGCGGCAACATCTGATGGCGCTGTTGGCATTTCTCATTATGGTTTGGTGAATGGTGTTGGAACTGTTAGTGGTGAACACCCATATGGAGAGCACCCTTCAAGGACATTGTTTGTTCGGAATATCAACAGCAATGTGGAGGACTCTGAGCTTAAGACTCTTTTTGAG CAATTTGGAGATATCAGAACTCTTTATACTGCATGTAAGCACAGGGGATTTGTGATGATATCTTACTATGATATAAGAGCTGCTCGATCTGCAATGCGTGGATTACAGAACAAGCCTTTAAGACGTAGGAAGCTTGATATTCATTTTTCAATCCCAAAG GATAACCCATCAGAAAAGGATGTTAACCAGGGAACTTTGGTGGTGTTCAATTTGGATGCATCTGTTTCTAATGATGACCTTCGCCAAATATTTGGAGCTTATGGGGAAGTGAAGGAG ATAAGGGAAACACCTCACAAGCGGCATCATAAGTTTATCGAGTTTTATGATGTTAGATCTGCGGAGGCAGCTCTGAAGGCTTTAAATAGAAGTGACATAGCTGGGAAGCGCATAAAGCTCGAACCTAGCCGACCTGGCGGTGCCCGTCGGAG TTTAATGCAGCAATTGGGTCAAGATCAGGAGCAAGATGAGTCTCTAAGTTTTCGGCATCAAGTTGGTTCACCCATAGCCAACTCTCCTCCAG GTAACTGGCCTAATCTTGGCAGTCCAGTTGAGCACGACTCATTGCATGGCGGCGTTAGTCCTAAGCCCAGTATGGGAAGTCTCAGCCCTGTGGCAGGCAACCACTTACCTGGTTTGGCCTCTATACTCCCATCGCAAGCATCAGCTCCTGTGAAGATTGCTCCCATCGGTAAAGATCCAAGACGGATTAACCAAGTTATAACCAAGGCTAATACCACACAAGGAACAGGTTATCGACATCATTACTCGGTCTATGATCCTAAGATAAGTTCAAGTTGCGAACCAATTTCTCCATTCGGTGATTCCCAGTCCTCTAGTGTAGGGACCCTCTCTGGTCCTCAGTTTCTCTGGGGAAGTCCCACTTTTCATTCGGAGTTCACCGTTTCCTCACCCTCACCCTGGTCATCGTCACTGAAAGGACGTCCATTCTCATCGAGTGGACAGGGTATCGGTTTCCCTTACACAAGTCAGCATGGATTGTTTCTTGGTTCACATCATCACGTGGGATCTGCTCCATCTGGAATTCAGATCGAAAGGAATTTTGGTCTCTTCCCTGAGTCCCCAGAAACATCATATGTAAGCCAGGTATATGgaataaataattttggttACAGCAATGGGAATCATGCGATGAATATTGGTGGTCCTGGCAACATGAACACGGGAATTGCTTTTGCTAGAAACTTCACCGAAAGTGGTTCTCCTCACTCCAGAATGATCCCGATGGCAAGAAATGGTCCTTTATATTTTGGTAATGGCTCTTTTGGAGGCATCGGAGGAATTATTAATGATGGATTGATTGATCGTACTCGAAGTAGAAGGACTGAAATTGGAGGCCAGATCGACAACAAAAGACAGTATCAACTTGATCTGGAAAAGATAGTAAATGGTGAAGATAGTAGAACTACTTTGATGATTAAAAACATACCGAACAA GTACACTTCAAAGATGCTACTTGCAGCTATTGATGAAACCCACAAGGGCACATATGACTTTCTCTATTTACCTATAGATTTCAAG AATAAGTGCAATGTTGGGTATGCCTTCATCAATATGGTGTCTCCTTCACACATTGTTACCTTCTTCGAG GCGTTTAATGGGAAGAAATGGGAAAAGTTCAATAGTGAGAAGGTTGCTTCATTGGCATATGCAAGAATTCAAGGAAAAACAGGCCTTATTTCGCACTTCCAGAATTCGAGTTTGATGAATGAAGATAAACGTTGCAGGCCAATCATTTTCCAGTCAGAGGGCCAAGGAACCAGTGATCTA GTATCTGTCTCGTCAGGCAATTTAAACATCTTTATCCGTCAGCCAGACGGGTCTTATGCTGGAGATTCACTTGACAGCCCAGAGGGCGATCCAGATGAAAAGTTGTAG
- the LOC142536322 gene encoding protein MEI2-like 5 isoform X2, with translation MEQPSPNFIYGSSKIPFTTSFGKEKSAWGFLNGTDAYNASSDASLFSTSLPVLRHGNQDEVKDPLDDVEPRTIGSFLPGDEDELFAGLMDDFDLSGLPTQLEDLDDDFFESGGGLEIESECPENIVNDVSRAATSDGAVGISHYGLVNGVGTVSGEHPYGEHPSRTLFVRNINSNVEDSELKTLFEQFGDIRTLYTACKHRGFVMISYYDIRAARSAMRGLQNKPLRRRKLDIHFSIPKDNPSEKDVNQGTLVVFNLDASVSNDDLRQIFGAYGEVKEIRETPHKRHHKFIEFYDVRSAEAALKALNRSDIAGKRIKLEPSRPGGARRSLMQQLGQDQEQDESLSFRHQVGSPIANSPPGNWPNLGSPVEHDSLHGGVSPKPSMGSLSPVAGNHLPGLASILPSQASAPVKIAPIGKDPRRINQVITKANTTQGTGYRHHYSVYDPKISSSCEPISPFGDSQSSSVGTLSGPQFLWGSPTFHSEFTVSSPSPWSSSLKGRPFSSSGQGIGFPYTSQHGLFLGSHHHVGSAPSGIQIERNFGLFPESPETSYVSQVYGINNFGYSNGNHAMNIGGPGNMNTGIAFARNFTESGSPHSRMIPMARNGPLYFGNGSFGGIGGIINDGLIDRTRSRRTEIGGQIDNKRQYQLDLEKIVNGEDSRTTLMIKNIPNKYTSKMLLAAIDETHKGTYDFLYLPIDFKNKCNVGYAFINMVSPSHIVTFFEAFNGKKWEKFNSEKVASLAYARIQGKTGLISHFQNSSLMNEDKRCRPIIFQSEGQGTSDLVSVSSGNLNIFIRQPDGSYAGDSLDSPEGDPDEKL, from the exons ATGGAACAACCTTCGCCAAATTTCATTTATG gttCTTCCAAAATTCCATTTACAACCTCTTTTGGAAAAGAAAAAAGTGCATGGGGATTTCTTAATGGAACTGATGCATACAATGCGTCAAGCGATGCTAGCTTGTTTTCTACCTCGCTGCCTGTCCTACGACATGGGAATC AAGATGAAGTCAAGGATCCACTTGATGATGTTGAACCAAGAACAATTGGAAGCTTTCTTCCAGGCGATGAAGATGAACTTTTTGCTGGTCTTATGGATGATTTTGATCTTAGTGGGTTGCCGACTCAACTTGAGGATTTGGATGATGATTTCTTTGAAAGTGGAGGGGGGTTGGAGATAGAATCCGAATGTCCGGAGAATATAGTCAATGATGTATCGAGAGCGGCAACATCTGATGGCGCTGTTGGCATTTCTCATTATGGTTTGGTGAATGGTGTTGGAACTGTTAGTGGTGAACACCCATATGGAGAGCACCCTTCAAGGACATTGTTTGTTCGGAATATCAACAGCAATGTGGAGGACTCTGAGCTTAAGACTCTTTTTGAG CAATTTGGAGATATCAGAACTCTTTATACTGCATGTAAGCACAGGGGATTTGTGATGATATCTTACTATGATATAAGAGCTGCTCGATCTGCAATGCGTGGATTACAGAACAAGCCTTTAAGACGTAGGAAGCTTGATATTCATTTTTCAATCCCAAAG GATAACCCATCAGAAAAGGATGTTAACCAGGGAACTTTGGTGGTGTTCAATTTGGATGCATCTGTTTCTAATGATGACCTTCGCCAAATATTTGGAGCTTATGGGGAAGTGAAGGAG ATAAGGGAAACACCTCACAAGCGGCATCATAAGTTTATCGAGTTTTATGATGTTAGATCTGCGGAGGCAGCTCTGAAGGCTTTAAATAGAAGTGACATAGCTGGGAAGCGCATAAAGCTCGAACCTAGCCGACCTGGCGGTGCCCGTCGGAG TTTAATGCAGCAATTGGGTCAAGATCAGGAGCAAGATGAGTCTCTAAGTTTTCGGCATCAAGTTGGTTCACCCATAGCCAACTCTCCTCCAG GTAACTGGCCTAATCTTGGCAGTCCAGTTGAGCACGACTCATTGCATGGCGGCGTTAGTCCTAAGCCCAGTATGGGAAGTCTCAGCCCTGTGGCAGGCAACCACTTACCTGGTTTGGCCTCTATACTCCCATCGCAAGCATCAGCTCCTGTGAAGATTGCTCCCATCGGTAAAGATCCAAGACGGATTAACCAAGTTATAACCAAGGCTAATACCACACAAGGAACAGGTTATCGACATCATTACTCGGTCTATGATCCTAAGATAAGTTCAAGTTGCGAACCAATTTCTCCATTCGGTGATTCCCAGTCCTCTAGTGTAGGGACCCTCTCTGGTCCTCAGTTTCTCTGGGGAAGTCCCACTTTTCATTCGGAGTTCACCGTTTCCTCACCCTCACCCTGGTCATCGTCACTGAAAGGACGTCCATTCTCATCGAGTGGACAGGGTATCGGTTTCCCTTACACAAGTCAGCATGGATTGTTTCTTGGTTCACATCATCACGTGGGATCTGCTCCATCTGGAATTCAGATCGAAAGGAATTTTGGTCTCTTCCCTGAGTCCCCAGAAACATCATATGTAAGCCAGGTATATGgaataaataattttggttACAGCAATGGGAATCATGCGATGAATATTGGTGGTCCTGGCAACATGAACACGGGAATTGCTTTTGCTAGAAACTTCACCGAAAGTGGTTCTCCTCACTCCAGAATGATCCCGATGGCAAGAAATGGTCCTTTATATTTTGGTAATGGCTCTTTTGGAGGCATCGGAGGAATTATTAATGATGGATTGATTGATCGTACTCGAAGTAGAAGGACTGAAATTGGAGGCCAGATCGACAACAAAAGACAGTATCAACTTGATCTGGAAAAGATAGTAAATGGTGAAGATAGTAGAACTACTTTGATGATTAAAAACATACCGAACAA GTACACTTCAAAGATGCTACTTGCAGCTATTGATGAAACCCACAAGGGCACATATGACTTTCTCTATTTACCTATAGATTTCAAG AATAAGTGCAATGTTGGGTATGCCTTCATCAATATGGTGTCTCCTTCACACATTGTTACCTTCTTCGAG GCGTTTAATGGGAAGAAATGGGAAAAGTTCAATAGTGAGAAGGTTGCTTCATTGGCATATGCAAGAATTCAAGGAAAAACAGGCCTTATTTCGCACTTCCAGAATTCGAGTTTGATGAATGAAGATAAACGTTGCAGGCCAATCATTTTCCAGTCAGAGGGCCAAGGAACCAGTGATCTA GTATCTGTCTCGTCAGGCAATTTAAACATCTTTATCCGTCAGCCAGACGGGTCTTATGCTGGAGATTCACTTGACAGCCCAGAGGGCGATCCAGATGAAAAGTTGTAG
- the LOC142536322 gene encoding protein MEI2-like 5 isoform X1, which translates to MEQPSPNFIYGSSKIPFTTSFGKEKSAWGFLNGTDAYNASSDASLFSTSLPVLRHGNLNFSKSEQSGQLIHDVFPNLGNIQLEDEVKDPLDDVEPRTIGSFLPGDEDELFAGLMDDFDLSGLPTQLEDLDDDFFESGGGLEIESECPENIVNDVSRAATSDGAVGISHYGLVNGVGTVSGEHPYGEHPSRTLFVRNINSNVEDSELKTLFEQFGDIRTLYTACKHRGFVMISYYDIRAARSAMRGLQNKPLRRRKLDIHFSIPKDNPSEKDVNQGTLVVFNLDASVSNDDLRQIFGAYGEVKEIRETPHKRHHKFIEFYDVRSAEAALKALNRSDIAGKRIKLEPSRPGGARRSLMQQLGQDQEQDESLSFRHQVGSPIANSPPGNWPNLGSPVEHDSLHGGVSPKPSMGSLSPVAGNHLPGLASILPSQASAPVKIAPIGKDPRRINQVITKANTTQGTGYRHHYSVYDPKISSSCEPISPFGDSQSSSVGTLSGPQFLWGSPTFHSEFTVSSPSPWSSSLKGRPFSSSGQGIGFPYTSQHGLFLGSHHHVGSAPSGIQIERNFGLFPESPETSYVSQVYGINNFGYSNGNHAMNIGGPGNMNTGIAFARNFTESGSPHSRMIPMARNGPLYFGNGSFGGIGGIINDGLIDRTRSRRTEIGGQIDNKRQYQLDLEKIVNGEDSRTTLMIKNIPNKYTSKMLLAAIDETHKGTYDFLYLPIDFKNKCNVGYAFINMVSPSHIVTFFEAFNGKKWEKFNSEKVASLAYARIQGKTGLISHFQNSSLMNEDKRCRPIIFQSEGQGTSDLVSVSSGNLNIFIRQPDGSYAGDSLDSPEGDPDEKL; encoded by the exons ATGGAACAACCTTCGCCAAATTTCATTTATG gttCTTCCAAAATTCCATTTACAACCTCTTTTGGAAAAGAAAAAAGTGCATGGGGATTTCTTAATGGAACTGATGCATACAATGCGTCAAGCGATGCTAGCTTGTTTTCTACCTCGCTGCCTGTCCTACGACATGGGAATC TTAATTTTAGTAAATCCGAACAAAGTGGCCAATTGATTCATGATGTCTTCCCTAATCTTGGTAATATTCAACTAGAAGATGAAGTCAAGGATCCACTTGATGATGTTGAACCAAGAACAATTGGAAGCTTTCTTCCAGGCGATGAAGATGAACTTTTTGCTGGTCTTATGGATGATTTTGATCTTAGTGGGTTGCCGACTCAACTTGAGGATTTGGATGATGATTTCTTTGAAAGTGGAGGGGGGTTGGAGATAGAATCCGAATGTCCGGAGAATATAGTCAATGATGTATCGAGAGCGGCAACATCTGATGGCGCTGTTGGCATTTCTCATTATGGTTTGGTGAATGGTGTTGGAACTGTTAGTGGTGAACACCCATATGGAGAGCACCCTTCAAGGACATTGTTTGTTCGGAATATCAACAGCAATGTGGAGGACTCTGAGCTTAAGACTCTTTTTGAG CAATTTGGAGATATCAGAACTCTTTATACTGCATGTAAGCACAGGGGATTTGTGATGATATCTTACTATGATATAAGAGCTGCTCGATCTGCAATGCGTGGATTACAGAACAAGCCTTTAAGACGTAGGAAGCTTGATATTCATTTTTCAATCCCAAAG GATAACCCATCAGAAAAGGATGTTAACCAGGGAACTTTGGTGGTGTTCAATTTGGATGCATCTGTTTCTAATGATGACCTTCGCCAAATATTTGGAGCTTATGGGGAAGTGAAGGAG ATAAGGGAAACACCTCACAAGCGGCATCATAAGTTTATCGAGTTTTATGATGTTAGATCTGCGGAGGCAGCTCTGAAGGCTTTAAATAGAAGTGACATAGCTGGGAAGCGCATAAAGCTCGAACCTAGCCGACCTGGCGGTGCCCGTCGGAG TTTAATGCAGCAATTGGGTCAAGATCAGGAGCAAGATGAGTCTCTAAGTTTTCGGCATCAAGTTGGTTCACCCATAGCCAACTCTCCTCCAG GTAACTGGCCTAATCTTGGCAGTCCAGTTGAGCACGACTCATTGCATGGCGGCGTTAGTCCTAAGCCCAGTATGGGAAGTCTCAGCCCTGTGGCAGGCAACCACTTACCTGGTTTGGCCTCTATACTCCCATCGCAAGCATCAGCTCCTGTGAAGATTGCTCCCATCGGTAAAGATCCAAGACGGATTAACCAAGTTATAACCAAGGCTAATACCACACAAGGAACAGGTTATCGACATCATTACTCGGTCTATGATCCTAAGATAAGTTCAAGTTGCGAACCAATTTCTCCATTCGGTGATTCCCAGTCCTCTAGTGTAGGGACCCTCTCTGGTCCTCAGTTTCTCTGGGGAAGTCCCACTTTTCATTCGGAGTTCACCGTTTCCTCACCCTCACCCTGGTCATCGTCACTGAAAGGACGTCCATTCTCATCGAGTGGACAGGGTATCGGTTTCCCTTACACAAGTCAGCATGGATTGTTTCTTGGTTCACATCATCACGTGGGATCTGCTCCATCTGGAATTCAGATCGAAAGGAATTTTGGTCTCTTCCCTGAGTCCCCAGAAACATCATATGTAAGCCAGGTATATGgaataaataattttggttACAGCAATGGGAATCATGCGATGAATATTGGTGGTCCTGGCAACATGAACACGGGAATTGCTTTTGCTAGAAACTTCACCGAAAGTGGTTCTCCTCACTCCAGAATGATCCCGATGGCAAGAAATGGTCCTTTATATTTTGGTAATGGCTCTTTTGGAGGCATCGGAGGAATTATTAATGATGGATTGATTGATCGTACTCGAAGTAGAAGGACTGAAATTGGAGGCCAGATCGACAACAAAAGACAGTATCAACTTGATCTGGAAAAGATAGTAAATGGTGAAGATAGTAGAACTACTTTGATGATTAAAAACATACCGAACAA GTACACTTCAAAGATGCTACTTGCAGCTATTGATGAAACCCACAAGGGCACATATGACTTTCTCTATTTACCTATAGATTTCAAG AATAAGTGCAATGTTGGGTATGCCTTCATCAATATGGTGTCTCCTTCACACATTGTTACCTTCTTCGAG GCGTTTAATGGGAAGAAATGGGAAAAGTTCAATAGTGAGAAGGTTGCTTCATTGGCATATGCAAGAATTCAAGGAAAAACAGGCCTTATTTCGCACTTCCAGAATTCGAGTTTGATGAATGAAGATAAACGTTGCAGGCCAATCATTTTCCAGTCAGAGGGCCAAGGAACCAGTGATCTA GTATCTGTCTCGTCAGGCAATTTAAACATCTTTATCCGTCAGCCAGACGGGTCTTATGCTGGAGATTCACTTGACAGCCCAGAGGGCGATCCAGATGAAAAGTTGTAG
- the LOC142536423 gene encoding uncharacterized protein LOC142536423, protein MADYHYVYKDVEGASTQWDDIQRKLGNLPPKSPPFKPPAFAPAEDEDSKPKDKAWIDEKTEEELEDLEDDLDDDRFLQEYRKKRLSEMRESAKIVRFGSVLPISGSDFVREVSQAPPEVWVVVMLFKDGYPECRLLLQCLEILATRYPETKFVKIISTECIPNYPDCNLPTLLVYNNGAVKATHVGVRSFGRRSTPESVALVLCQRDPVLNDGHGGEQSREAVLDEVRKKLVERVVRDHVDDVDDGSSSE, encoded by the exons ATGGCGGATTACCACTATGTTTACAAAGATGTGGAAGGAGCGTCCACACAGTGGGATGATATTCAAAGAAAACTGGGAAATCTTCCCCCCAAATCGCCTCCATTCAAACCGCCGGCTTTTGCCCCAGCTGAGGATGAAGATTCGAAGCCCAAAGACAAGGCCTGGATCGATGAGAAAACAGAGGAAGAGCTTGAAGACCTCGAAGATGATCTAGATGACGATCGTTTCCTCCAAGAATACAG GAAGAAGAGGTTGTCTGAGATGAGAGAATCAGCCAAGATTGTGAGGtttggatcagtgcttcctatCTCGGGATCGGATTTTGTTCGTGAAGTTTCCCAAGCCCCGCCAGAAGTTTGGGTTGTTGTAATGCTATTCAAAGATGG ATATCCAGAATGTCGGCTGCTTTTGCAATGTTTAGAAATATTGGCGACGAGATATCCTGAAACAAAATTTGTCAAAATTATATCTACAGAGTGCATTCCCAACTATCCTGATTGTAACCTTCCCACTCTGCTTGTCTATAATAATGGTGCTGTTAAGGCAACTCATGTGGGAGTGCGCAGCTTTGGTCGGAGATCAACCCCTGAAA GTGTTGCCTTAGTTCTATGTCAGCGGGATCCTGTACTAAATGATGGGCATGGTGGTGAGCAATCCAGGGAAGCCGTTCTTGATGAAGTGCGGAAGAAGCTTGTAGAGAGGGTTGTTAGAGACCATGTAGATGATGTCGATGATGGATCGTCAAGTGAATGA